The genomic window TGATGTCTATTCATGGAAAGATTTATACCCATCTCTTGTTGCAAGTTTAAAACTTGAAAAATATGTTTCATTTTTTATTCTTGCACTCATTCTTCTTGTTGCAAGCATGAACATTATTTCACTTCTTTTTATGCAAATCACACAAAAACGACCTGACATTGCACTACTTAAAGCCATTGGAATGTCCCACCGTTCAATCAGTGCAATTTTTTTTATTATGGGCATGACAATTAGCTGTGTTGCTTCTTTTTTTGGTCTAGTAACAGCACTTTTTGCAAGTTGGATCCTAAAACAATATCCTTTCATTACATTGCCGGATACATATTACGTTACCCATCTACCCGTTGCTATGAATTGGTACATTATATGCGCCGTTTTTTGCGTTGTTGTTATATTTAGCTTATTTGCAACATGGTTACCCATACAACGCATTCGCACCATCAATATTTCTCAAGTGTTACGCTTTGAAGGATAACAATGATCTACCCAAAACTAGCCTCATGGAATATCGCTAATAAACGCGTTTTTGTTCGTGCCGACCTCAACGTTCCCTTATCCGACGGCACAATCATGAATGATTTTCGCCTACAAAGTATACTTCCCACAATCGATTTTATTCTTAATCATCAGGGTAGCATAGTTTTAGCAACTCATATTGGACGGCCAAAGAACAAGGAAGCCGAACTTTCAACAAAAATATTGCTTCCATGGTTTAAAGAACACGGATACACCATACATTTTGTTGAAGATTTTACAAAAATTGCCGGCACCCCAGTTGTATCCAAAGAGATCTTGTTACTAGAAAACCTCCGCTTTTTTCCCGGAGAAAAAAATGGAGACCCTTTTTTTGCAAAACAACTTGCGAGCACTGCACACTATTATGTTAATGATGCATTTGGTGTAGTGCACAATGATGATTGTTCTGTCACCTTATTGCCATATGAGTTTCCCGAGAACAGACGTAGCATTGGTTTTTTAATGGAAAAAGAACTGCGTGCATTAAGCACGCTCAAAGATAATCCACAACGTCCATTTGTTGCAATTGTTGGTGGTGGAAAAATAAAAGATAAAATTCCACTCATTCATAGTTTGTTACAAAAAGTTGATTCTATTCTTGTGTGTCCTGCACTCTGTTTTACATTTCTCAAAGCACAGTCAAAACCGGTAGGAAAATCTCTCGTCGATGACAACATGCTTGAGACGTG from Candidatus Babeliales bacterium includes these protein-coding regions:
- the pgk gene encoding phosphoglycerate kinase translates to MIYPKLASWNIANKRVFVRADLNVPLSDGTIMNDFRLQSILPTIDFILNHQGSIVLATHIGRPKNKEAELSTKILLPWFKEHGYTIHFVEDFTKIAGTPVVSKEILLLENLRFFPGEKNGDPFFAKQLASTAHYYVNDAFGVVHNDDCSVTLLPYEFPENRRSIGFLMEKELRALSTLKDNPQRPFVAIVGGGKIKDKIPLIHSLLQKVDSILVCPALCFTFLKAQSKPVGKSLVDDNMLETCKKIILQAENLNVECIFPVDYQVAYDSIDGPLSIIPAAEFPDNAVGISVGPKTVAQFSAIINQAKTVFLNCAMGFADRPETRESTKSIINAMAQSSAQTVIAGGDSVDSALSTGNHSAIDHLSVGGGAALAYLSDTLLPGLAAFEEK